Proteins from a genomic interval of Nautilia sp. PV-1:
- a CDS encoding SpoIIE family protein phosphatase, whose product MVKFRNSIVFKVLLLIIVMQSIIWIWIASSIKSHQSNILKTLNTQQKQFVVSFIEEQKQKTKEKTLYNLKKLINFSATTLSYSLFNYQEEAAKKVVKDVLLEDDVIKAVIIYDTVARGVFLSAYKENGKKVFSSAPLPPKFKKYKFIKKELIYNNEPIGYVKIYYDLGPVLKHLNEIEKKELALVNEKFNKIYKSTLQKEKILLFYFIIAALFTIVVLVFTLNEFINKPLKEIRKGLKRFFDFLANPKQSIKPIKINTKDEFGEIAEFTNKGIAVSSKLHRELSELMNVINQYVIISEFNEKGEVIDVTKAFCETCGYSKEELLNNKHQLFKNVRLNELIEKVNKNGSWNGEVKCVTKSGKEYWLYSHMTKKCMFDNEDCKYIMISYNITDKKELEELKNHLEDLVEQKTSKIKALLDMTEESIRYASLIQKSILPSVKAFDKSFEDYFIIWEPKDVLGGDIYFLDEVRKNEFLLMVIDCTGHGVHGALMTMLVKAIQMHIINELNLSSKKISPSEILTQFNISIKSILKQYTKDSNSNAGFDGAIIYYNKNENILTFSSANVPLFYLNEKGEIETIKGDRRSVGDVYTDINYKYKEYDIKLFNGMKFYVTTDGFLDQIGGERELPFGKKRFKQLIEKYHNSKFEIQKELFWEELKKYQKDELRTDDITVIGFKIKRG is encoded by the coding sequence ATGGTAAAATTTAGAAACAGTATCGTATTCAAAGTTCTTCTCCTCATTATAGTTATGCAAAGTATAATATGGATATGGATTGCTTCGTCAATCAAATCGCACCAGTCTAATATACTAAAAACTCTTAATACTCAGCAAAAACAGTTTGTTGTCAGTTTTATAGAAGAACAGAAACAAAAAACAAAAGAAAAAACGCTTTATAATTTAAAAAAACTAATAAATTTTTCCGCAACTACATTAAGCTATTCTTTATTTAACTACCAGGAAGAAGCTGCTAAAAAAGTTGTAAAAGACGTGTTGCTGGAAGATGATGTTATAAAGGCAGTAATTATTTATGACACTGTAGCCAGAGGCGTTTTTTTATCAGCTTACAAAGAAAACGGTAAAAAAGTTTTTTCTTCAGCACCTTTGCCTCCTAAATTCAAAAAATATAAATTTATAAAAAAAGAGCTTATTTACAACAACGAACCGATAGGCTATGTGAAAATTTACTATGATTTGGGTCCTGTACTTAAACATTTAAATGAAATAGAAAAAAAAGAGCTGGCTCTTGTAAATGAGAAATTTAATAAAATATACAAAAGCACTCTTCAAAAAGAGAAAATATTACTGTTTTATTTTATAATTGCGGCTCTTTTTACTATTGTGGTGTTAGTGTTTACTTTGAACGAATTTATAAACAAACCTTTAAAAGAGATAAGAAAAGGTCTTAAAAGGTTTTTTGACTTTTTAGCCAATCCTAAACAATCAATTAAGCCGATTAAAATAAACACCAAAGACGAATTCGGCGAAATAGCGGAATTTACAAATAAAGGCATTGCCGTCAGTTCAAAACTGCACAGAGAATTGTCAGAACTTATGAATGTTATTAATCAGTATGTAATAATAAGCGAATTTAATGAAAAAGGCGAAGTGATTGACGTTACGAAAGCTTTTTGTGAAACTTGCGGATATTCAAAAGAAGAACTGCTTAATAACAAACACCAACTGTTTAAAAACGTAAGATTAAATGAACTGATTGAAAAAGTAAATAAAAACGGTTCTTGGAACGGGGAAGTGAAATGCGTCACCAAAAGCGGTAAAGAATACTGGCTGTATTCACATATGACTAAAAAATGCATGTTTGATAACGAAGACTGCAAATATATTATGATTTCATACAATATTACCGACAAAAAAGAACTTGAAGAGCTGAAGAATCATTTAGAAGATCTTGTAGAGCAAAAAACAAGTAAAATAAAAGCACTTCTTGATATGACGGAAGAGAGTATAAGATATGCTTCTTTAATACAAAAATCGATTCTTCCGTCTGTAAAGGCGTTTGATAAATCGTTTGAAGATTATTTTATTATATGGGAACCTAAAGACGTGCTAGGCGGAGATATATACTTTTTAGACGAAGTTAGAAAAAATGAGTTTTTATTAATGGTTATAGACTGTACGGGACACGGTGTACACGGAGCGTTAATGACAATGCTCGTTAAAGCCATACAAATGCATATAATAAACGAGTTAAATCTTTCGTCCAAAAAAATATCCCCTTCAGAAATTTTGACACAGTTTAATATATCCATAAAATCTATATTGAAACAGTATACGAAAGATTCAAACTCCAATGCCGGATTTGACGGTGCTATAATTTATTATAATAAAAATGAAAATATTTTGACTTTTTCAAGTGCAAACGTTCCGTTGTTTTATTTAAACGAAAAAGGAGAAATTGAAACAATAAAGGGCGACAGACGTTCTGTGGGAGATGTATATACCGATATTAATTATAAATACAAAGAGTATGACATAAAATTATTTAACGGAATGAAATTTTATGTAACTACCGACGGATTTTTAGATCAGATAGGCGGTGAGCGCGAATTGCCGTTTGGTAAAAAAAGGTTTAAACAGCTTATTGAAAAATATCATAACAGTAAGTTTGAAATTCAAAAAGAACTGTTTTGGGAAGAATTAAAAAAATATCAAAAAGACGAATTGAGAACCGATGATATTACGGTAATAGGATTTAAGATAAAGAGGGGGTAA
- a CDS encoding ABC transporter substrate-binding protein gives MKILLALIMFVSLYAKDVIHICDDGAEWPPFVFYKRVDGRVDKSKIVGALVDMYNVMFKDLNMTYKLDLVPWKRCTYLVSHYARAKKYIIFPGLYSEKRAKVLYITKPIYTTHQVIWYSKKRFTKKEILNKVKNDINSLRICDVNGYNTAFYYTVFNLDKNKTINQEATSQCAVLKKISADRCDIMVASKEAVLGYEMIGKCKIPKDISYVAYPKLKVSKFRLFISKQYPKAKELLKELNSEIEKLDKSGLRKKILQKWLKEKE, from the coding sequence ATGAAAATTTTGCTTGCGCTGATTATGTTTGTAAGTTTATATGCTAAAGATGTGATACATATATGTGACGACGGTGCTGAATGGCCGCCGTTTGTGTTTTATAAAAGAGTGGACGGAAGAGTGGACAAAAGCAAGATAGTAGGTGCTTTGGTTGATATGTATAACGTTATGTTTAAAGATTTGAATATGACGTATAAACTTGATCTGGTGCCCTGGAAAAGATGTACCTATCTGGTAAGTCATTATGCAAGGGCAAAAAAATATATTATTTTTCCGGGGCTGTATTCTGAAAAAAGAGCAAAAGTTTTGTATATAACAAAACCTATTTATACGACGCATCAGGTTATATGGTATTCTAAAAAAAGATTTACAAAAAAAGAGATATTAAATAAAGTAAAAAACGATATCAATTCTTTAAGAATTTGTGATGTTAACGGATATAATACCGCATTTTACTATACCGTTTTTAATCTTGATAAAAACAAAACCATTAATCAGGAAGCCACTAGTCAATGTGCCGTTCTTAAAAAGATATCGGCAGACAGGTGTGATATAATGGTTGCTTCAAAAGAAGCTGTTTTAGGTTATGAAATGATTGGTAAATGTAAAATTCCAAAAGACATATCTTATGTGGCTTATCCTAAATTAAAAGTTTCTAAATTCAGACTTTTTATTTCTAAACAGTATCCTAAAGCTAAAGAGCTGTTGAAAGAATTAAACAGTGAAATAGAAAAACTGGATAAAAGCGGATTAAGAAAGAAAATACTGCAAAAATGGCTTAAAGAAAAAGAATAA
- the guaA gene encoding glutamine-hydrolyzing GMP synthase, with product MQVEILILDFGSQYTQLIARRLREEGVYSEIVPYFDGLKAAKEKKPKGIIFSGGPASVYEKDAYRVDKEIYELGLPILGICYGMQLITVDFGGEVVRADHHEYGKAELFIDEPHKIFEDLQNPTVVWMSHGDRVEKLAPGFKRIAHTSNAPYAAIVNEEKEIYAIQFHPEVTHSVEGQKILRNFARNVCGVTSKWDMAHFAKEQIKKIREQVGDNKVICALSGGVDSSVTAALLHEAIGDKLVPIFVDTGLLRKNEREEVEYAFKNVLHVPLITIDARERFLSKLKGVVDPEKKRKIIGHTFIEVFDEEAKKHKDAKFLAQGTLYPDVIESVSVKGPSKTIKSHHNVGGLPDWMQFELIEPLRELFKDEVRKLGLELGLPSELVYRHPFPGPGLAIRIMGEVNEEDLNILREADAILIQELKAWGLYNDVWQAFAVLLNVRSVGVMGDNRTYDNTVAIRCVSSTDGMTATFSHLPHDFLERVSTRIINEVDGINRVVYDISSKPPATIEWE from the coding sequence ATGCAAGTTGAAATATTAATACTTGATTTTGGCAGCCAGTATACTCAATTAATAGCTAGAAGATTAAGAGAAGAGGGTGTTTACAGTGAAATAGTTCCTTATTTTGACGGGTTGAAAGCCGCTAAAGAGAAAAAACCGAAAGGTATAATTTTCAGCGGCGGACCTGCTAGTGTATACGAAAAAGACGCATACAGGGTAGATAAGGAAATATATGAGCTCGGTCTTCCTATTTTAGGTATATGTTACGGAATGCAGCTCATTACCGTAGATTTTGGCGGAGAAGTTGTAAGAGCGGATCATCATGAATACGGTAAAGCGGAATTATTTATAGATGAACCGCATAAAATATTTGAAGACTTGCAAAATCCTACCGTAGTTTGGATGAGCCACGGAGACAGGGTTGAGAAGCTCGCTCCCGGATTTAAAAGAATTGCGCATACTTCAAATGCCCCTTATGCGGCAATAGTAAATGAAGAAAAAGAAATATACGCTATTCAGTTTCACCCTGAAGTAACTCACAGTGTTGAAGGGCAGAAAATCTTAAGAAACTTTGCAAGAAACGTCTGCGGTGTTACAAGCAAATGGGATATGGCTCATTTCGCAAAAGAACAGATTAAAAAAATCAGAGAGCAGGTCGGCGACAATAAAGTTATATGTGCTCTAAGCGGCGGTGTTGACAGCTCAGTAACAGCAGCGCTATTACATGAAGCTATCGGAGATAAACTTGTTCCTATTTTTGTTGATACCGGACTTCTTAGAAAAAATGAAAGAGAAGAAGTAGAATATGCGTTTAAAAACGTGCTTCACGTGCCTTTAATTACTATAGATGCAAGAGAAAGATTTTTAAGCAAACTAAAAGGGGTTGTGGACCCTGAAAAGAAAAGAAAAATAATCGGACATACGTTTATCGAAGTGTTTGACGAAGAAGCAAAAAAACACAAAGACGCTAAATTCCTTGCACAGGGAACACTGTATCCTGACGTAATTGAAAGTGTAAGCGTAAAAGGTCCTTCTAAAACAATAAAATCCCATCATAATGTTGGTGGTCTTCCTGATTGGATGCAGTTTGAGCTTATAGAACCGTTAAGAGAACTTTTTAAAGACGAAGTCAGAAAATTAGGTCTTGAGCTTGGTCTGCCTAGCGAGCTGGTTTACAGACATCCGTTCCCTGGACCTGGACTTGCGATAAGAATTATGGGTGAAGTGAATGAGGAAGATTTGAATATCTTAAGAGAAGCGGACGCAATTTTGATTCAGGAACTTAAAGCATGGGGACTATACAATGATGTATGGCAGGCGTTTGCTGTACTTCTTAACGTAAGAAGCGTCGGAGTAATGGGCGATAACAGAACTTATGACAACACGGTTGCAATCAGGTGCGTAAGTTCGACAGACGGTATGACGGCAACGTTTAGTCATCTCCCGCACGATTTTCTTGAGAGGGTAAGTACTAGAATTATCAACGAGGTTGACGGAATAAACAGAGTAGTATACGATATTTCAAGTAAGCCTCCTGCAACAATAGAGTGGGAATAA
- a CDS encoding LPP20 family lipoprotein: MKKIILATGIALLFLGCSSKEAPKPTTPQVSGECVIQNTEAPKWVCTGGDIKDYVTAVGSAKPTPLGFSFQRSEAMAIARDEIAKQLQIKVKNMFKNYMATTGANTDSVEKATQYVSKQLAKQTLIGSKQLNMWIAPDKTLYVLVGVPLNAQKAKEVIKSSLHNQEALWQQIQADKAQKELDKEIEKEFGN, translated from the coding sequence ATGAAAAAAATAATTTTAGCTACTGGTATTGCTTTACTTTTTCTCGGCTGTTCCTCAAAAGAAGCTCCTAAACCCACAACCCCGCAGGTCAGCGGCGAATGTGTGATTCAAAACACGGAAGCTCCTAAATGGGTATGCACGGGCGGAGATATTAAAGATTACGTAACAGCAGTCGGAAGCGCTAAACCGACCCCGTTGGGATTCAGTTTTCAAAGAAGCGAAGCTATGGCTATAGCAAGAGACGAAATAGCAAAACAGCTTCAGATTAAAGTTAAAAACATGTTCAAAAATTACATGGCGACTACCGGGGCAAATACAGATTCTGTTGAGAAAGCGACACAGTATGTTTCAAAACAGTTGGCAAAACAGACTCTTATAGGCTCTAAACAGCTTAATATGTGGATTGCACCTGACAAAACATTATATGTGCTTGTAGGAGTTCCTTTAAACGCACAAAAGGCAAAAGAGGTAATCAAGTCATCATTACATAACCAGGAAGCTTTATGGCAGCAGATTCAAGCGGATAAAGCGCAAAAAGAACTTGATAAAGAAATAGAAAAAGAATTCGGTAATTAA
- a CDS encoding ABC transporter permease → MINLAFKDISHSFSKFIITAMSVGILLGIVIVMIGLYRGMIYDAKALTNDLDVDIWVVQQDTLGPFAETSKIHEDLKNRISYQEGIKSAEAITFQNVQMSNRYGSFKAMIVGYDPFGKISAVNPEKLIAGRTLNKEHYEIVVSDKTHYKLGEKIKLGRDYYTVVGITKDTVSNGGDYLVFVSLKDAQILQFTYTNERIRSDEKRGIKGTNPHLVNAIIAKVKQGYDPKEVAKRIEENTHKSVYTTPQELVLLLQRVIKKSSKQIGTFTVILIVVSVVIIALIIYTMTLEKMKELSIMKLIGIPNSTIASMIIQETVILGVLAFISGNIFAHMISGRFPKRIVLLSSDSFMLFVIILIFSIFASFFGIYKVMKTDPTQAIGG, encoded by the coding sequence ATGATTAATCTTGCTTTTAAAGACATAAGCCATTCTTTTTCCAAGTTTATAATTACGGCTATGAGTGTCGGGATTCTTCTTGGAATCGTAATCGTAATGATCGGCCTTTACAGAGGGATGATATATGACGCAAAGGCTTTGACGAATGATTTAGATGTGGATATCTGGGTTGTCCAGCAGGATACGCTCGGCCCTTTTGCGGAAACTTCAAAAATACATGAAGATTTAAAGAACAGAATTTCTTATCAGGAAGGTATCAAGTCCGCTGAAGCCATAACATTTCAAAACGTTCAAATGTCAAACAGATACGGAAGTTTTAAGGCTATGATAGTGGGATATGATCCGTTTGGAAAAATATCCGCCGTAAATCCTGAAAAACTTATTGCCGGAAGAACTCTTAATAAAGAGCATTACGAAATAGTTGTCAGTGACAAAACTCATTATAAACTGGGCGAAAAAATAAAACTCGGAAGGGATTATTATACGGTTGTGGGTATTACGAAAGACACCGTCTCAAACGGAGGGGACTATCTTGTGTTTGTCAGTCTCAAAGACGCTCAGATACTTCAGTTTACATATACCAACGAAAGAATAAGAAGCGATGAGAAACGCGGTATAAAAGGCACAAACCCTCATCTTGTGAATGCGATAATAGCTAAAGTAAAACAGGGGTACGATCCAAAAGAAGTAGCCAAAAGAATAGAGGAAAATACCCACAAATCCGTATATACCACTCCGCAGGAGCTTGTTTTGCTGCTTCAGAGGGTAATAAAGAAGTCCTCAAAACAGATAGGGACTTTTACGGTTATTCTGATAGTAGTATCCGTGGTTATTATAGCGCTTATTATTTATACGATGACGCTTGAAAAAATGAAAGAACTTTCAATTATGAAATTAATAGGGATACCAAATTCAACCATAGCTTCGATGATTATTCAAGAAACGGTTATTTTGGGAGTTTTGGCTTTTATTTCCGGAAATATTTTTGCGCATATGATAAGCGGACGGTTTCCGAAAAGAATTGTTTTGCTTTCGAGCGATTCGTTTATGCTGTTTGTAATTATTCTGATATTTTCGATTTTCGCGTCTTTCTTCGGGATTTACAAGGTTATGAAAACAGACCCAACGCAGGCGATAGGAGGATAA
- the nhaD gene encoding sodium:proton antiporter NhaD, translated as MHETLIHDFTHTWVGYLVLMIFVLGYYFIATEEKFEINKAKPALFIGTFSFMLIGIYFAINGLDPTPLHHEMQKLILEIAEIFFFLFVAMTYIESLIERGVFDALKYRLISRGYSYKKLFWITGALAFWISPVADNLTTALILSTVLYTIDKKNINFLVPGAINIVVAANAGGAWSPFGDITTLMAWTAGKGDFIDFIALFPAAFFGWLLTGWLLSMFVPKGEPHFDVLTTPKVEMKVGGKAVIWLGALTITIAVLGHIFLHFPAMWGMMFGLALLQLYTFYHKRKHKEHINIFVNMAKVENDTLLFFFGILSAVGALYFLGWLIYVTKLFDLIGPTWGNIGVGFISAIIDNVPVMAAILKANPPMGHDQWMLVTMTAGIGGSLISFGSAAGVGVMGRMRGIYTFGSHMKYAWTVLAGYILSIVIWYFQFEILKFY; from the coding sequence ATGCATGAAACATTAATTCATGATTTTACGCATACATGGGTTGGTTACTTAGTTTTAATGATTTTTGTGTTGGGGTATTACTTTATTGCTACTGAGGAAAAGTTTGAAATAAACAAAGCTAAGCCGGCGTTGTTTATCGGTACTTTTTCTTTTATGCTTATCGGTATTTATTTTGCGATTAACGGGCTTGACCCTACGCCTCTGCATCATGAGATGCAAAAACTTATACTGGAAATTGCTGAAATTTTCTTCTTCTTATTTGTTGCAATGACCTATATTGAGAGTTTGATTGAAAGAGGTGTTTTCGATGCTTTGAAATACAGGCTTATTTCCAGAGGCTACAGTTATAAAAAACTTTTTTGGATTACCGGAGCTTTGGCTTTTTGGATTTCTCCTGTTGCAGATAACCTTACTACGGCTTTGATTTTATCTACCGTTTTATATACGATTGATAAAAAGAACATAAATTTCCTGGTTCCGGGAGCTATTAATATAGTGGTTGCAGCCAATGCCGGGGGTGCATGGTCACCGTTCGGTGATATTACAACATTAATGGCTTGGACAGCTGGAAAAGGTGATTTTATAGATTTTATTGCTTTATTTCCTGCTGCATTTTTCGGATGGCTACTTACAGGATGGCTTTTGAGTATGTTTGTACCAAAAGGCGAACCGCATTTTGATGTGTTAACAACACCAAAAGTTGAAATGAAAGTTGGAGGAAAAGCTGTAATTTGGCTTGGAGCTTTAACGATTACTATAGCTGTTCTCGGACATATCTTCTTACATTTTCCTGCAATGTGGGGTATGATGTTCGGTTTGGCACTGTTACAGCTTTATACTTTTTATCATAAAAGAAAACATAAAGAACATATTAATATTTTTGTAAATATGGCAAAAGTAGAAAACGATACGCTTTTATTCTTCTTTGGTATCTTATCAGCGGTTGGAGCGTTATATTTCCTAGGCTGGCTGATTTACGTTACTAAACTGTTTGATTTAATAGGACCTACATGGGGTAATATCGGGGTAGGATTTATCAGTGCCATAATTGACAATGTTCCGGTAATGGCTGCGATTCTTAAAGCAAATCCTCCTATGGGACACGATCAGTGGATGCTTGTGACTATGACTGCCGGTATAGGTGGAAGCTTAATCAGTTTTGGTAGTGCCGCAGGTGTCGGTGTAATGGGAAGAATGAGAGGTATTTATACATTCGGAAGCCATATGAAATATGCATGGACTGTTTTAGCAGGATATATATTAAGTATTGTTATATGGTACTTCCAGTTTGAAATTCTTAAATTCTATTAA
- a CDS encoding efflux RND transporter periplasmic adaptor subunit — MKVLKYAVLAVIAAGAGLLFYKKVYIPKHTFKTTTVQKADMKVKIEGVGNVGSENIYKVSAVFGGRVNDFNISVGEYVNKNQLIAKIDSVDLNKQIQSIKENIKVIKANIQSLKADKESSYKDYLYQEDVLKKNRKLYQKKAISELEYRKYLTNRDVAKLKVSSIGQKIVSLQNQIKQSEANIAALEEKLKRYTIKATVSGYVTKKYISNHDVIGNSQPIIDVVSPKDVWVDTFIDTRISGGVKINDKAFIHLRSGKNLKGYVYKINPVNNAVTNEREIFVKFNKTPVPFYLNEQAIVNIKTADLKNMNTIPAKAIAFYSQKEGVWILKNGKAHFIPVKILSRSGNKVAIDKGDITVIIPDPKKKTLKEGMKIYND; from the coding sequence ATGAAAGTATTAAAATATGCCGTTTTGGCAGTAATTGCAGCAGGAGCCGGACTGCTGTTTTATAAAAAGGTTTATATTCCGAAACATACATTTAAAACGACAACCGTTCAAAAAGCGGATATGAAAGTTAAAATCGAAGGCGTAGGAAACGTCGGAAGCGAAAACATATATAAAGTAAGCGCTGTTTTCGGCGGCAGGGTTAACGATTTTAATATTTCGGTAGGTGAGTATGTCAATAAAAACCAGCTGATAGCAAAAATCGACAGTGTTGATTTGAACAAACAGATTCAGTCCATTAAAGAAAACATAAAAGTAATTAAAGCAAACATACAAAGCTTAAAAGCCGATAAAGAATCTTCTTATAAAGACTATCTGTATCAGGAAGACGTGCTCAAAAAAAACAGAAAGCTTTATCAAAAAAAAGCGATTTCCGAGCTTGAATACAGAAAATATCTTACAAACAGAGACGTTGCCAAGCTTAAAGTGAGTTCAATCGGACAAAAAATAGTATCGCTTCAAAATCAGATCAAACAGTCGGAAGCAAATATAGCCGCTCTTGAAGAAAAACTTAAAAGATATACAATCAAAGCTACGGTTAGCGGATATGTTACTAAAAAATATATATCCAATCATGATGTGATCGGCAATTCCCAACCTATAATAGATGTTGTTTCTCCAAAAGATGTTTGGGTTGATACTTTTATCGATACCAGAATCAGCGGAGGAGTTAAAATAAACGACAAAGCATTTATTCATCTCCGTTCAGGAAAAAATCTTAAAGGATATGTCTATAAAATAAATCCGGTAAATAATGCCGTTACAAACGAAAGGGAAATATTTGTAAAATTCAACAAGACTCCCGTTCCGTTTTATCTTAACGAGCAGGCAATCGTAAATATTAAAACGGCAGATCTTAAAAATATGAATACAATTCCGGCAAAAGCCATTGCGTTTTATTCTCAAAAAGAGGGCGTATGGATTCTTAAAAACGGAAAAGCTCATTTTATTCCCGTTAAAATATTATCCCGTTCAGGGAATAAAGTTGCGATTGATAAAGGCGACATAACGGTTATTATTCCGGATCCGAAAAAGAAAACGTTAAAAGAAGGGATGAAAATATATAATGATTAA
- a CDS encoding uroporphyrinogen-III synthase encodes MKSENLPVYLLTDQKIDGVLNYPVIKINFLSPSFSFENTDYLIFTSKNGVRAVDKLTDEWKKYPSLAIGKATAAEIEKLGGRVEYIAKNAYGDEFAKEINQRYQNKTFLFFRAKKLVSNIEKEFINNTLKEVIIYETLCNRPDTILIKPSVVIFTSPSTASCFAKIENFENIFAVAIGKKTQKELYKYINKVYVANKPSINECIKLAKSLKIR; translated from the coding sequence GTGAAGAGTGAAAATTTACCTGTATATCTTTTAACTGATCAGAAAATTGACGGTGTATTGAATTATCCGGTAATCAAAATAAATTTTCTCTCTCCCTCTTTTTCTTTTGAAAATACTGATTATCTTATTTTTACTTCTAAAAACGGTGTAAGAGCAGTTGATAAATTGACGGATGAGTGGAAAAAATATCCGTCTTTGGCAATAGGAAAAGCAACAGCTGCTGAAATAGAAAAACTTGGCGGCAGGGTGGAATATATTGCAAAAAACGCGTACGGAGACGAGTTTGCTAAAGAAATTAATCAAAGATATCAAAATAAAACCTTCCTTTTTTTCAGGGCAAAGAAACTGGTCTCAAATATCGAAAAAGAGTTTATAAACAATACTTTAAAAGAAGTGATAATTTATGAAACATTGTGTAACAGACCCGATACCATATTAATAAAACCTTCCGTAGTGATATTTACTTCTCCTTCAACCGCAAGCTGTTTTGCTAAAATAGAGAATTTTGAAAACATATTTGCAGTTGCGATAGGCAAAAAAACCCAAAAAGAACTTTATAAATATATAAATAAAGTATACGTTGCGAATAAACCTTCAATTAATGAATGTATTAAACTTGCAAAATCCCTAAAAATAAGGTAA